From a single bacterium genomic region:
- a CDS encoding alpha/beta fold hydrolase has protein sequence MPKVNSQSVDIAYEVLNPGGDAIPVFFITGLPGVRAAWFKQTGAFTKRGPVVLHDHRGTGESAKPLGVYSIEAMAEDVIAIMDAEGIEKGHMVGSSTGGAIIQALCVDHPGRVQSAVMVGTWAKSDEFFLRQYGMRKRVLLEMGVEAYTQFAAYTVYPPRFVAENDEMLKDWVKLGVEPSPPVEVVAERIDAILAHDQLGRIGQIKAPTLILGARDDFITPPYYAEQLKAGIPGAELDIFEEGGHLLFQPYAEKFNEKVPAFIARNEP, from the coding sequence ATGCCGAAAGTAAATTCCCAGAGCGTGGACATCGCCTATGAAGTACTGAACCCGGGGGGCGACGCCATTCCGGTGTTCTTCATTACCGGCCTTCCCGGCGTCCGGGCCGCCTGGTTCAAGCAAACCGGGGCCTTCACAAAACGAGGGCCCGTCGTCCTGCACGACCACAGGGGGACCGGCGAGAGCGCCAAGCCGCTCGGCGTCTATTCCATCGAGGCCATGGCGGAGGATGTCATCGCCATCATGGACGCCGAGGGCATCGAGAAGGGGCACATGGTGGGAAGCTCGACCGGCGGCGCCATCATCCAGGCGCTCTGCGTCGATCACCCCGGACGCGTGCAGAGCGCGGTCATGGTCGGCACCTGGGCCAAGTCGGATGAATTTTTTCTCAGACAATACGGGATGCGGAAGCGGGTCCTTCTCGAGATGGGCGTCGAAGCCTACACCCAGTTTGCCGCCTACACGGTCTACCCGCCGCGCTTCGTCGCCGAAAACGATGAGATGCTGAAAGATTGGGTCAAGCTGGGGGTGGAACCCTCCCCGCCGGTGGAGGTCGTCGCCGAGCGGATTGACGCCATCCTCGCCCACGATCAGCTCGGGCGCATCGGACAGATCAAGGCGCCGACGCTCATCCTCGGGGCCCGGGACGACTTCATCACCCCGCCCTACTACGCCGAACAGCTGAAAGCGGGGATACCGGGAGCGGAACTTGATATCTTCGAGGAGGGCGGACACCTCCTCTTCCAGCCCTACGCGGAAAAATTCAACGAAAAGGTCCCCGCCTTCATCGCCCGGAACGAACCGTAG